In Candidatus Binatia bacterium, the following proteins share a genomic window:
- a CDS encoding serine hydrolase domain-containing protein yields the protein MSDVLIHGHVDPAFDRVRQAFEANFAEGREVGASFAVQIDGRMVVDLWGGFTDAARTRVWQKDTLANVWSTTKGFAALCIAMLVDRRELSYDQTVASIWPAFAAAGKENLTVAEVLSHQGGLSGVTTKIRASDYADREKILSMLAAQEPLFATGQSGYHAMMYGFLAGEIVRRVSGRSLGRFFAEEVAGPLGADAWIGLPEKDDARAAEMVPAAGPPTTSDGAPVALPPHPAARAALANPPLDARTPNERWWREIELPAANAQANARSIATVYGMLARSGQADGHRYLSLETIREATRTRVHSTDLVLGIPMRWAAGFARNDGAIYGPNRETFGHSGWGGSFGCADLDAHLAMGYAMNQMFANLRGDPRSLALISAVYASLA from the coding sequence ATGAGCGACGTATTGATCCACGGCCACGTCGACCCCGCGTTCGATCGCGTGCGCCAGGCCTTCGAAGCGAACTTTGCCGAGGGCCGCGAGGTCGGCGCTTCGTTCGCCGTCCAGATCGACGGTCGCATGGTCGTGGACCTGTGGGGAGGCTTCACCGACGCCGCGCGCACGAGAGTGTGGCAGAAAGACACGCTCGCGAACGTGTGGTCGACGACGAAGGGATTCGCCGCGCTCTGCATCGCCATGCTCGTCGACAGGCGCGAGCTCTCGTACGACCAGACGGTCGCGAGCATCTGGCCGGCGTTCGCAGCTGCAGGCAAGGAAAACCTCACCGTCGCCGAAGTGCTCAGCCATCAGGGCGGGCTTTCCGGCGTCACGACGAAAATCCGCGCAAGCGACTACGCCGATCGCGAAAAGATCCTTTCGATGCTGGCCGCGCAGGAGCCGCTTTTTGCAACCGGGCAGTCCGGCTACCACGCGATGATGTACGGTTTTCTCGCCGGAGAGATCGTCCGGCGAGTAAGCGGCAGATCCCTCGGCCGCTTCTTCGCTGAAGAAGTCGCGGGACCTCTCGGGGCCGACGCGTGGATCGGCCTGCCCGAAAAGGACGACGCGCGCGCGGCCGAGATGGTACCGGCCGCGGGACCGCCGACGACCTCCGACGGCGCGCCGGTCGCGCTTCCTCCGCATCCTGCTGCACGAGCCGCGCTGGCCAATCCTCCGCTGGATGCGCGCACGCCGAACGAGCGCTGGTGGCGCGAGATCGAATTGCCGGCCGCCAACGCCCAGGCAAACGCGCGCTCGATCGCAACCGTCTACGGCATGCTCGCGCGCAGCGGCCAGGCGGACGGGCACCGGTATCTCTCGCTCGAGACGATCCGCGAAGCGACGCGCACGCGTGTGCACTCGACCGACCTGGTGCTCGGCATCCCGATGCGGTGGGCCGCCGGCTTCGCCCGCAACGACGGCGCGATCTACGGTCCCAACCGCGAGACGTTCGGACATTCGGGATGGGGCGGATCGTTCGGCTGCGCCGACCTGGATGCGCACCTCGCGATGGGCTACGCGATGAACCAGATGTTCGCGAACCTGCGCGGCGACCCGCGCTCGCTGGCGCTGATCTCGGCGGTGTACGCGTCGCTCGCGTGA
- a CDS encoding glycosyltransferase family 39 protein produces MLRASHRSDALVFALALVGAGYFHQGGGWNQNSRFAMVRAVVEGHTLSIDDYIIYRKDPSTAQRLERVPAQSANLSRSGSEVALAWRGSAGSLVPIDGAAAGNRKLVAAEDIAATGDLAYKDGHFYPNKAPGASLLAVPGYALVRMVEALFGADPDAWSVLTWNAWLASLLSVGVAMAIGAVLVLRLARGMASELSARLAALCFAFATMALPLGTMLHEHDIIAVALLACLYFIETAGDGSADAAARRLAAAGFCAGYAAITNYTMALVVPMFAIYLYWKRRGARRLQADALAFGCGVLIPLLVICAYNITCFGTPLTTNYAWQSPTFTAESRFLGVFALPRTDVLLALLVSPYRGLFFSSPILLLSVAAMVGLWRAQQRRPLVLLIAAVTAFVVAVNASFNGWDGGWIAVPRYLAPAVGLLSLPIAVAFDRWQGLASGLAAVSLLIQLTMTIVDPQVPMGDAGAAGLPVSSVFGLDPMQRYVVPLFTTGHAWPLLDEMINRSVAKTVQAGLQRGDATADIENKSSSVRADLRSRIEQGQATPFELAGVVGPVSANPIGIYEGYYYRLFPANSPETLGNSFNLGELMFPASRLSLLPLLLAATVLLILLFQSDEEAVAEPASKPVPSPPARPNGRPSPGDRPSPSNRASDRASPSDRASDRPSPSNRPSDRASPSDRPSDRARRKKP; encoded by the coding sequence GTGTTGCGCGCCTCCCACCGCAGCGACGCCCTCGTTTTCGCGCTCGCTCTCGTCGGAGCCGGGTACTTCCACCAGGGCGGAGGATGGAACCAGAACTCGCGCTTCGCGATGGTCCGCGCGGTTGTCGAGGGTCACACCCTCAGCATCGACGACTACATCATCTACCGGAAGGATCCCTCCACTGCGCAGCGCCTCGAGCGCGTGCCCGCGCAAAGCGCGAATCTTTCGAGATCGGGGAGTGAAGTCGCGCTGGCTTGGCGCGGCTCCGCGGGTTCGCTGGTCCCGATCGACGGTGCTGCGGCCGGCAACCGCAAGCTCGTTGCTGCGGAGGACATCGCCGCGACGGGCGATCTCGCGTACAAGGACGGTCATTTTTATCCGAACAAGGCCCCCGGCGCTTCGCTGCTCGCGGTGCCGGGATATGCGCTCGTGCGCATGGTCGAAGCGCTTTTCGGTGCAGATCCCGACGCGTGGTCCGTACTGACCTGGAACGCGTGGCTCGCGAGCCTGCTCAGCGTCGGCGTCGCGATGGCCATCGGCGCCGTGCTGGTGCTGAGGCTCGCGCGCGGCATGGCCTCGGAGCTTTCGGCCAGGCTGGCGGCACTGTGCTTTGCATTCGCGACGATGGCGCTGCCGCTCGGCACGATGCTCCACGAACACGACATCATCGCCGTCGCGCTTCTCGCGTGCCTGTACTTCATCGAGACGGCCGGCGACGGCTCCGCCGACGCCGCTGCGCGAAGGCTCGCCGCTGCCGGCTTCTGTGCCGGCTACGCCGCGATCACGAACTACACGATGGCTCTGGTCGTGCCGATGTTTGCGATCTACCTCTACTGGAAGCGACGCGGGGCGCGCCGCCTGCAAGCCGATGCGCTGGCTTTCGGCTGCGGGGTGCTCATCCCTCTCCTCGTGATCTGCGCCTACAACATTACGTGCTTCGGAACCCCGCTGACGACGAACTACGCGTGGCAAAGCCCCACGTTTACCGCCGAGAGCCGTTTTCTCGGCGTGTTCGCGCTTCCGCGAACGGATGTGCTGCTCGCACTGCTGGTCTCGCCGTACCGCGGCCTGTTCTTCTCGTCGCCGATCCTGCTGCTGTCGGTCGCCGCGATGGTCGGCCTGTGGCGCGCGCAGCAGCGACGGCCGCTGGTGCTTTTGATCGCGGCGGTCACCGCATTCGTCGTCGCCGTCAACGCGAGCTTCAACGGCTGGGACGGCGGCTGGATCGCCGTGCCCCGCTATCTCGCTCCCGCCGTCGGCCTGCTCTCGTTGCCGATCGCGGTCGCGTTCGACCGCTGGCAGGGCCTCGCGAGCGGGCTTGCCGCCGTCTCGCTGCTGATCCAGCTCACGATGACCATCGTCGATCCCCAGGTCCCGATGGGAGACGCAGGCGCGGCGGGGCTGCCGGTATCGTCGGTCTTCGGGCTCGATCCGATGCAGCGCTACGTCGTGCCGCTGTTTACGACCGGCCATGCGTGGCCTCTCCTCGACGAAATGATCAACCGCAGCGTCGCGAAGACGGTGCAGGCCGGGCTGCAGCGCGGCGATGCGACGGCGGACATCGAGAACAAGTCGTCGAGCGTGCGCGCCGATCTGCGCTCGCGCATCGAGCAGGGACAGGCGACGCCGTTCGAGCTTGCCGGCGTAGTCGGGCCGGTCTCGGCCAACCCGATCGGGATCTACGAGGGCTACTACTACCGCCTGTTTCCGGCCAACAGTCCCGAAACCCTCGGCAACTCCTTCAATCTCGGCGAGCTGATGTTCCCCGCAAGCCGGCTCAGCCTGCTTCCGCTATTGCTTGCAGCGACGGTGCTGCTGATTCTTCTGTTCCAGAGCGACGAAGAAGCCGTCGCGGAGCCGGCAAGCAAGCCAGTTCCTTCGCCGCCCGCTCGCCCAAACGGTCGCCCGAGCCCAGGCGATCGCCCGAGCCCAAGCAATCGCGCGAGCGATCGCGCAAGCCCGAGCGATCGCGCCAGCGATCGCCCGAGCCCAAGCAATCGCCCAAGCGATCGCGCAAGCCCGAGCGATCGCCCAAGCGATCGCGCAAGAAGGAAGAAGCCATGA
- a CDS encoding MBL fold metallo-hydrolase, translated as MSRQKPWKFVLLGVVGVVAVAAYHLLSRPSLDRYEAIELGAAPPGPDLRVTFLGVSTLLFRDATAAVLVDGFFTRPAALQTWRGTIGPDSDRITAGLALGGIHELDAVVTAHSHYDHAMDAPEVAKRTGAMLVGSPSTANIAKGWGLDDAHVHVVHGVDTLRFGDLKVTLVPSMHFPHGIAMGEITAPLVPPAAATDYKEGGSFSILIERAGRSVLVQSSAGYVTGALAGRHADVVYLGVGLLGEKDGDYREAYWRQVVSAVGARRVVPIHWDDFTRALDEPLLPIVHALDDLDVSMSFVMARAATEHVEVRWPVLGVAADPFAGL; from the coding sequence ATGAGCAGGCAAAAACCGTGGAAATTCGTGCTGCTCGGCGTCGTTGGAGTCGTCGCCGTCGCCGCGTATCACCTGCTGTCGCGGCCTTCGCTCGATCGTTACGAGGCCATCGAGCTCGGTGCGGCGCCGCCCGGTCCCGATCTTCGCGTGACCTTTCTCGGCGTCTCGACCCTCCTGTTCCGCGACGCTACCGCCGCCGTCCTGGTCGACGGTTTCTTTACGAGGCCTGCGGCGCTCCAGACGTGGAGAGGAACGATCGGGCCCGACAGCGACCGCATCACGGCCGGGCTCGCGCTAGGCGGCATCCACGAGTTGGACGCCGTCGTCACGGCGCATTCCCACTATGACCACGCGATGGACGCGCCCGAAGTCGCCAAGCGGACAGGGGCGATGCTCGTCGGTTCGCCGAGCACGGCCAACATCGCCAAAGGCTGGGGCCTCGACGACGCGCACGTCCACGTCGTCCATGGCGTCGACACGCTGCGCTTCGGCGACCTCAAGGTGACGCTGGTTCCTTCGATGCACTTTCCTCATGGCATCGCGATGGGCGAAATCACCGCACCGCTGGTCCCGCCCGCCGCAGCCACCGACTACAAGGAAGGAGGAAGTTTCTCGATCCTCATCGAGCGCGCCGGCCGCAGCGTCCTCGTGCAGTCGAGCGCCGGCTACGTGACCGGTGCGCTGGCCGGCCGCCATGCCGATGTCGTCTATCTCGGCGTCGGCCTTCTCGGCGAAAAAGACGGCGACTATCGCGAAGCGTACTGGCGTCAGGTCGTCAGCGCCGTCGGCGCGCGCCGCGTCGTCCCGATCCACTGGGACGATTTCACGCGCGCGCTCGACGAGCCGCTGCTGCCGATCGTCCACGCGCTCGACGACCTGGATGTCTCGATGTCGTTCGTCATGGCGAGAGCGGCCACCGAGCATGTCGAGGTACGCTGGCCGGTCCTCGGCGTCGCGGCCGATCCTTTCGCGGGACTCTGA
- a CDS encoding phosphotransferase family protein — MDRQGLARGPIEDVQVLAGGTQNLLLRFRRAGREFVLRRPPRHLRPKSNDALRREGRILAALAGTDVPHPGFIAGCFDETVMNGAVFYLMEPVDGFNATTELPALHAGDSGVRHAMGLESAAALARLARLDPSSLGVADIGRPEGFLERQVPRWLSELESYSRHEGYPGPDIPGIDAVAAWLERHRPAQGPTGILHGDYHLANVMYSRDSARLVAIVDWEMMTIGDPLLDLGWLLATWPDAEDVSVGSTSLYVQAGGLPSRAELVATYAEGCTRNLDALDWYVAMACFKLGIVLEGTHARAFAGKAPVEIGDLLHAITLGLFRRALRIVGAN; from the coding sequence ATGGACCGCCAAGGCCTTGCGCGGGGGCCGATCGAGGACGTGCAGGTGCTGGCCGGCGGCACGCAGAACCTGCTGCTTCGATTTCGGCGTGCCGGACGGGAATTCGTCCTCAGGCGACCGCCGAGACACTTGAGGCCGAAAAGCAATGACGCGCTACGGCGTGAGGGGCGCATCCTTGCCGCGCTGGCCGGTACCGACGTGCCCCATCCCGGCTTCATCGCCGGCTGTTTCGACGAAACCGTGATGAACGGCGCGGTCTTCTACCTGATGGAGCCGGTGGACGGCTTCAATGCGACTACCGAGCTTCCGGCACTGCACGCCGGCGACTCCGGCGTGCGCCACGCGATGGGCCTGGAATCGGCGGCGGCACTGGCGCGCCTGGCACGTCTGGATCCCTCGAGCCTCGGCGTGGCCGACATTGGCCGGCCCGAAGGGTTCCTCGAGCGCCAGGTGCCGCGATGGCTTTCCGAGCTGGAGTCGTACTCGCGGCACGAAGGTTATCCGGGGCCCGACATTCCCGGCATCGACGCCGTGGCCGCGTGGCTGGAGCGCCACCGTCCCGCGCAGGGGCCGACCGGCATCCTGCACGGGGACTACCACCTGGCCAACGTCATGTATTCGCGCGACAGCGCGCGCCTCGTCGCGATCGTCGACTGGGAGATGATGACGATCGGCGATCCTCTTCTCGATCTCGGCTGGCTGCTTGCGACATGGCCGGATGCCGAAGACGTCTCCGTCGGATCGACGTCGCTGTACGTGCAGGCCGGCGGCCTTCCGTCGCGCGCAGAGCTGGTCGCCACCTACGCCGAAGGCTGCACGCGAAATCTCGACGCTCTCGACTGGTACGTCGCGATGGCCTGCTTCAAGCTGGGCATCGTGCTCGAGGGCACCCATGCACGCGCTTTTGCGGGCAAGGCGCCCGTCGAGATCGGCGATCTTCTTCACGCGATCACGCTCGGGCTATTTCGCCGTGCGCTTCGCATCGTCGGCGCCAACTGA
- a CDS encoding carboxylesterase family protein gives MKQHRIGMRQRARFLAVAGIAAGSILATVSAASAQLVPTDSGPVQGHVNDGTQEFLGIPYAAPPLGSLRFSPPQPPASWVTALQATDYPPACSQLPILTNGNNHVVNEDCLYLNVWTPSPAPTTPLPVMIWIHGGSNTSGSTADFVPFPGFETDRLYDGHTISKVGNVIVVTVNYRLNAFGFFGMSEVAAEDLLYPYAGNQGLLDQRKAMQWVQTNIANFGGDPANVTIFGESAGSWDVCSHVVSPMDDGLFERAISESGGCSVGVKTAAEEQQAVDAVVAAVHCDTAMDRLACMRAVPASDLLDASPLLSTETTDLAISVDGGFLPELPKTTLTNGSARKVPYILGSNYDEGTLFTLNTPDMTEDEYTATLLDRFGSFAPQVEALYPAGNFASPKAALTRVVGDSTLTCSTMDVAKRYASAHNHVWTYEFKRAPNLGGAIGTFLGAFHGSEIGYVFASVQPAPTPADAMLSTLMEGFWTSFAKYGKPKPQSHLPWAKFNPKSYKSVRFDVTSQKFSDYRRAECDFWTQYYDATNP, from the coding sequence ATGAAACAGCATCGAATCGGGATGCGCCAGCGGGCGCGTTTTCTCGCAGTGGCGGGCATCGCAGCGGGAAGCATCCTGGCGACAGTCTCTGCCGCATCGGCCCAGCTCGTCCCGACCGACAGCGGTCCGGTCCAGGGCCACGTCAACGACGGCACGCAGGAGTTCCTCGGCATTCCGTATGCAGCGCCGCCGCTCGGAAGCCTTCGCTTCAGCCCGCCGCAGCCTCCGGCTTCGTGGGTCACTGCGCTGCAGGCAACAGACTATCCGCCCGCGTGTTCGCAGCTTCCGATCCTGACCAACGGCAACAACCACGTCGTCAACGAGGACTGCCTCTATCTCAACGTCTGGACTCCCAGTCCGGCGCCGACGACGCCGCTGCCGGTAATGATCTGGATCCACGGCGGCTCGAACACGTCGGGATCGACGGCGGACTTCGTTCCGTTCCCCGGCTTCGAGACCGACCGCCTCTACGACGGTCACACGATCTCGAAAGTGGGCAACGTCATCGTCGTCACCGTCAATTACCGCCTGAACGCGTTCGGCTTCTTCGGAATGAGCGAGGTTGCCGCGGAAGATCTGTTGTATCCGTACGCAGGAAACCAGGGGCTGCTCGACCAGCGCAAGGCGATGCAGTGGGTGCAGACCAACATCGCAAACTTCGGCGGCGATCCGGCCAACGTGACGATCTTCGGCGAGTCGGCCGGATCGTGGGACGTCTGCAGTCACGTCGTCTCGCCGATGGATGACGGCCTGTTCGAGCGCGCGATCAGCGAGAGCGGCGGCTGCTCGGTGGGCGTCAAGACCGCTGCCGAAGAGCAGCAGGCGGTCGATGCCGTGGTTGCAGCCGTGCACTGCGACACGGCGATGGATCGCCTTGCCTGCATGCGTGCGGTCCCGGCGTCCGATCTCCTGGACGCCAGCCCGCTGCTCTCCACCGAGACCACCGATCTCGCGATCAGCGTGGACGGCGGCTTCCTGCCCGAGCTGCCCAAGACGACGCTGACCAACGGCAGCGCGCGCAAGGTTCCCTACATCCTCGGGTCGAACTACGACGAGGGAACCCTGTTCACGCTCAACACCCCGGACATGACCGAGGACGAGTACACGGCTACGCTTCTGGACCGTTTCGGTTCCTTCGCGCCGCAGGTGGAGGCGCTGTATCCGGCGGGCAACTTCGCATCACCAAAGGCCGCGCTCACGCGCGTGGTCGGCGACTCGACGCTGACGTGCTCGACGATGGACGTCGCCAAGCGCTACGCTTCGGCGCACAACCACGTATGGACGTATGAATTCAAGCGCGCTCCCAACCTCGGCGGAGCGATCGGTACGTTCCTCGGCGCCTTCCACGGCTCCGAGATCGGCTACGTCTTCGCTTCGGTGCAGCCGGCGCCGACCCCGGCCGACGCGATGCTCAGCACCCTCATGGAGGGCTTCTGGACGTCATTCGCAAAGTACGGCAAGCCCAAGCCGCAGTCCCACTTGCCGTGGGCCAAGTTCAATCCGAAGAGCTACAAATCGGTTCGTTTCGACGTAACTTCGCAGAAGTTCTCGGACTACCGCCGCGCCGAGTGCGATTTCTGGACGCAGTACTACGACGCGACCAACCCGTAG
- a CDS encoding fatty acid desaturase: MDENLETTSRLSRDEMKRLLVRRDGPGLVRFSLQLAAFILVSLLTLRLAAAGSPLRLVAAAVDGVLLLTFFASMHEAGHGTAFASQPLARAVTWVSAVLMLQSPAFFREFHFEHHRRTSEPDGDPEISGAPSVLGPWPSNPVLYAAVASGQHLMVGKAFFTLVAALLPREELVGRFFPYVRPPLRRRVVVESRIASALWIAAAWYGLARVPGFGTLLLAWPVAHVALGLFVMPEHTGLATSGSQIHRTRSMRSNALVHWAMWNMSWHAEHHAFPAVPFHALAELHSRIDADLENTIDGYVAFHAEALRRSLGRSGARGQRAA; encoded by the coding sequence GTGGACGAAAACCTCGAAACGACGAGCCGCCTGTCACGCGACGAGATGAAGCGGCTGCTCGTTCGCAGGGACGGCCCGGGCCTGGTCCGCTTCTCGCTGCAACTCGCTGCGTTCATCCTCGTTTCTCTCTTGACGCTCAGGCTGGCTGCCGCCGGCAGTCCGCTGCGCCTGGTCGCGGCGGCCGTCGACGGCGTACTGCTGTTGACGTTCTTCGCATCGATGCACGAAGCAGGGCACGGCACCGCGTTCGCCTCGCAGCCGCTGGCGCGCGCCGTCACGTGGGTCTCGGCAGTGCTGATGCTGCAGTCCCCGGCGTTCTTCCGCGAATTCCACTTCGAGCACCACCGGCGTACTTCCGAGCCCGACGGCGATCCGGAAATCTCCGGCGCTCCGTCGGTTCTCGGGCCCTGGCCTTCCAATCCCGTGCTGTACGCAGCCGTCGCATCGGGCCAGCACTTGATGGTGGGCAAGGCGTTCTTTACGCTGGTCGCGGCGCTCCTGCCGCGCGAAGAGCTGGTCGGACGCTTTTTTCCCTACGTCCGACCGCCGCTGAGGCGCCGCGTCGTCGTGGAGAGCCGCATCGCGAGCGCGCTGTGGATTGCTGCCGCGTGGTACGGTCTCGCGCGTGTCCCGGGCTTCGGAACGCTGCTGCTGGCATGGCCGGTGGCGCACGTCGCGCTCGGACTGTTCGTGATGCCCGAGCACACGGGCCTTGCGACTTCCGGTTCGCAGATTCACCGCACGCGAAGCATGCGCAGCAACGCGCTGGTGCACTGGGCGATGTGGAACATGTCGTGGCACGCCGAGCACCACGCGTTCCCGGCCGTTCCGTTCCATGCGCTGGCGGAGCTTCACTCGCGCATCGACGCGGATCTCGAGAACACGATCGACGGCTACGTCGCCTTCCACGCCGAAGCGCTGAGGCGAAGCCTCGGCCGCAGCGGGGCACGCGGGCAGCGAGCGGCCTGA
- a CDS encoding NAD(P)(+) transhydrogenase (Re/Si-specific) subunit beta: protein MSTGAELLYFVASIFFILGIRGLTSAETSRRGVVFAEIGMIAAVVGTLVNPEIVSYRWILVSAGIGSAIGIAMSALIPMTKMPERIALSHAFGGLAAALVGVSEYSLYHADLHDHVVLSHGTMAALGFEVLFGGLTFTGSLIAFGKLQGVVPGRNITYPYQNQSNITTFALAVTILVLLTIWPYAQFLFYLMFFVALILGVLFVIPIGGADMPVVISLLNSYAGLAASATGFALGNNVLIIAGALDGASGFILSVVMSRAMNRSFANVLFGAFGQGSGSTQTVTAAGVTVREASVGDAAMLLSSGTKVIVCPGYGMAVAQAQHAVQEMAELLEKDGIEVKYAIHPVAGRMPGHMNVLLAEANVPYDSLKELEAINDEFAEADVALVVGANDVVNPAAKHDTSSPIYGMPVLNADLAKACIVLKRSMNPGFAGIENELFTMPNTVLVFGDAKDTLEKINQALG from the coding sequence GTGAGCACCGGCGCAGAACTCCTGTATTTCGTCGCGTCGATCTTCTTCATCCTGGGGATCCGCGGCCTGACCAGCGCCGAGACGTCGCGACGCGGCGTCGTGTTCGCCGAGATCGGCATGATCGCGGCAGTGGTCGGCACGCTCGTCAACCCGGAGATCGTCAGCTACCGCTGGATCCTCGTCTCGGCGGGCATCGGCTCGGCCATCGGCATCGCGATGTCCGCGCTGATCCCGATGACGAAGATGCCCGAGCGAATCGCGCTGTCGCACGCGTTCGGCGGCCTGGCGGCCGCGCTCGTCGGCGTTTCGGAGTATTCGCTCTACCACGCGGACCTGCACGACCACGTGGTGCTGTCGCACGGCACGATGGCGGCGCTCGGCTTCGAGGTGCTGTTCGGCGGGCTGACGTTCACCGGCAGCCTCATCGCGTTCGGCAAGCTGCAGGGCGTCGTGCCCGGACGCAACATCACGTACCCGTACCAGAACCAGTCCAACATCACGACGTTCGCCTTGGCGGTGACGATCCTCGTGCTGCTGACGATCTGGCCCTACGCCCAGTTCCTGTTCTACCTGATGTTCTTCGTCGCGCTGATTCTCGGCGTGCTGTTCGTGATCCCGATCGGCGGCGCCGACATGCCCGTCGTGATCTCGCTGCTCAACTCGTATGCCGGCCTTGCCGCTTCGGCCACCGGCTTCGCGCTCGGCAACAACGTGCTGATCATCGCCGGCGCCCTCGACGGCGCGTCCGGCTTCATCCTGTCAGTCGTGATGAGCCGGGCGATGAACCGCTCCTTCGCCAACGTGCTGTTTGGCGCCTTCGGCCAGGGCAGCGGCTCGACCCAGACGGTCACGGCTGCCGGCGTCACCGTGCGAGAAGCGAGTGTCGGCGATGCAGCGATGCTGCTTTCGAGCGGCACCAAGGTCATCGTCTGCCCCGGCTACGGGATGGCGGTGGCCCAGGCCCAGCATGCCGTCCAGGAGATGGCCGAGCTGCTCGAGAAGGACGGCATCGAGGTCAAGTACGCGATTCACCCGGTAGCCGGCCGCATGCCGGGGCACATGAACGTGCTATTGGCCGAGGCCAATGTTCCCTACGACTCGCTGAAGGAGCTCGAAGCGATCAATGATGAGTTTGCCGAGGCCGACGTCGCGCTCGTCGTCGGCGCCAACGACGTCGTCAACCCGGCCGCCAAGCACGACACATCGAGCCCGATCTACGGGATGCCGGTGCTCAACGCCGACCTGGCCAAGGCCTGCATCGTGCTCAAGCGCAGCATGAACCCGGGCTTCGCGGGCATCGAGAACGAGCTGTTCACGATGCCGAACACCGTGCTCGTCTTCGGCGACGCCAAGGACACGCTCGAGAAGATCAACCAGGCCCTCGGCTGA
- a CDS encoding NAD(P) transhydrogenase subunit alpha, giving the protein MTHEMILGLYVFVLAAFVGYGTIRGVPPLLHTPLMAFTNAISGISLVGSIVAAGAEKSNFSTVLGFIAVLCASINVVGGFLITDRMLKMFRKRGSGAKKGAEAKKK; this is encoded by the coding sequence ATGACGCACGAGATGATCCTCGGCCTCTACGTCTTCGTCCTGGCTGCGTTCGTCGGCTACGGCACGATTCGCGGCGTTCCGCCGCTGCTGCACACGCCGCTGATGGCCTTCACGAACGCGATCTCCGGCATTTCGCTCGTCGGGTCGATCGTCGCCGCCGGCGCGGAGAAGAGCAATTTCAGCACGGTTCTCGGGTTCATCGCCGTGCTCTGCGCCAGCATCAACGTCGTTGGCGGCTTCCTGATCACCGACCGCATGCTCAAGATGTTCCGCAAGCGCGGCAGCGGCGCGAAGAAAGGTGCAGAGGCGAAGAAGAAGTGA
- a CDS encoding Re/Si-specific NAD(P)(+) transhydrogenase subunit alpha, giving the protein MKIGIVTEARKGERRVALVPESLGRLGRKSVQFVVQAGAGSEAGFSDDDYKSAGATVVASRADVLAACDTLVQVNVPQPGSLAGLRRGAATISLLFPLTQHDIVRECRDGSLTAISLDRIPRTTLAQSMDVLSSQATVAGYRSVITAANYLPKLFPLFMTAAGRIEPARVVVLGAGVAGLVAIGIARRLGAVVEAYDVRAVVKEQVESLGATFIDVGVQADAATAGGYAKEVSEDFQKRANEVIATHLEKADACITTALIPGRPAPRLVTAAMARRMRPGSVIVDLAAEQGGNCELTRADEVVVDSGVVVVGPTNLASEAARDASQMFSRNVEKLVSYLLKDGSLDIDFGKEIVKGSVVTHDGKIVDTQVAESIGA; this is encoded by the coding sequence ATGAAAATCGGGATCGTGACGGAAGCTCGCAAGGGGGAACGCCGCGTGGCTCTTGTCCCCGAGAGCCTGGGCCGCCTCGGCAGGAAATCGGTGCAGTTCGTCGTCCAGGCAGGCGCGGGCAGCGAGGCCGGATTCAGTGACGACGACTACAAAAGCGCAGGCGCGACGGTGGTCGCCTCCCGCGCCGACGTACTGGCGGCCTGTGATACGCTGGTGCAGGTCAACGTCCCCCAGCCGGGCAGCCTGGCAGGGCTACGCCGCGGTGCGGCCACGATCAGCCTGCTGTTCCCGCTTACCCAGCACGACATCGTCCGCGAGTGCCGCGACGGCTCGCTGACGGCGATCTCTCTCGACCGCATCCCCCGCACGACGCTGGCGCAGTCGATGGACGTGCTCAGCTCCCAGGCCACCGTCGCCGGGTATCGCTCGGTGATCACGGCAGCCAACTACCTGCCCAAGTTGTTCCCGCTGTTCATGACCGCCGCCGGGCGCATCGAACCGGCGCGTGTCGTCGTTCTGGGAGCCGGCGTCGCAGGACTGGTCGCCATCGGCATCGCGCGCCGCCTCGGCGCCGTCGTCGAAGCGTACGACGTGCGCGCCGTCGTCAAGGAACAGGTCGAGAGCCTCGGCGCGACGTTCATCGATGTCGGCGTCCAGGCCGATGCCGCTACCGCCGGCGGCTATGCAAAGGAAGTCAGCGAGGATTTCCAGAAGCGCGCCAACGAAGTCATCGCGACCCATCTCGAGAAGGCCGACGCCTGCATCACCACGGCGCTGATCCCGGGGCGGCCCGCGCCGCGGCTCGTCACCGCCGCGATGGCGCGGCGCATGAGGCCCGGCTCGGTCATCGTCGACCTGGCCGCCGAGCAGGGCGGCAACTGCGAGCTCACGCGCGCCGACGAAGTCGTCGTCGATTCGGGTGTCGTCGTCGTCGGACCGACCAACCTTGCCAGCGAGGCGGCGCGCGACGCGAGCCAGATGTTCTCGCGCAACGTCGAGAAGCTCGTCAGCTACCTTCTGAAGGACGGAAGCCTCGACATCGATTTCGGCAAGGAGATCGTCAAGGGTTCCGTCGTCACGCACGACGGCAAGATCGTCGACACGCAGGTCGCCGAGTCCATCGGCGCCTGA